Proteins encoded by one window of Blautia faecicola:
- a CDS encoding energy-coupling factor transporter transmembrane component T — MTGFGSFHPAVLFIYYVLALVFSMISMHPLLALASLCGSFLFYAFLNGGRKTLSQFFFCVGMFVIMAGINAMYVHNGETILFFMNDNPITLEALIYGVVSSVMLVSVLMWCSCYSVILTTDKFLYLFGKTVPKLGLILSMAFRMIPLFQLQSKKIRQSQKSMGLYATDAVVDKAGGSFRVFDSLLTWSMENAVDTADAMKARGYGLKGRTNFSLFRFRRRDGIMLGVMAFFTAVIVGCFALGGFSFYYYPYVAKMQTTPVAIVGYAAVFLFLLLPGAVEGERKMSWHYWKSKI, encoded by the coding sequence ATGACGGGATTTGGAAGTTTTCATCCGGCAGTATTATTTATCTATTATGTGCTTGCACTGGTATTTTCAATGATCAGTATGCATCCGCTTCTTGCACTGGCATCTCTGTGTGGATCTTTTCTGTTCTATGCTTTTTTAAACGGGGGGAGGAAAACACTCTCCCAGTTTTTTTTCTGCGTCGGTATGTTTGTGATCATGGCGGGGATCAATGCGATGTATGTACATAACGGAGAGACGATTCTGTTTTTCATGAACGACAATCCGATCACATTGGAAGCACTGATCTACGGAGTGGTAAGTTCTGTGATGCTGGTCAGTGTGCTGATGTGGTGCAGCTGTTACAGCGTGATCCTGACGACAGACAAGTTTCTGTATCTGTTTGGCAAGACGGTACCGAAACTGGGGCTGATCCTTTCGATGGCTTTTCGAATGATTCCGCTGTTTCAGCTTCAGTCAAAGAAAATCCGGCAGTCACAGAAATCAATGGGACTGTATGCGACGGATGCCGTGGTTGACAAGGCGGGCGGAAGTTTCCGGGTCTTTGATTCCCTGCTGACCTGGTCGATGGAAAATGCTGTGGATACCGCGGATGCCATGAAGGCGAGAGGATATGGGTTGAAGGGACGAACGAATTTTTCGCTCTTTCGTTTTCGAAGAAGAGACGGGATTATGCTGGGCGTGATGGCTTTCTTTACTGCAGTGATTGTCGGCTGTTTTGCCCTTGGAGGATTTTCATTTTATTATTATCCGTATGTAGCAAAGATGCAGACCACACCGGTGGCGATTGTCGGATATGCAGCGGTATTTTTATTTTTACTACTGCCGGGTGCAGTGGAGGGAGAGAGGAAAATGTCATGGCATTACTGGAAGTCAAAAATCTGA
- a CDS encoding phosphatase, translating to MKYNSVLDLHTHTIVSGHAYSTLREMAKAASDKGLELLGITEHAPKMPGTCHLFYFDNLRIVPRELYGIELVLGSEVNILDAKGTVDLPQKTMEKLDIIIASLHTPCMEPGSRQENTEAYLNVMKNPCVNIIGHPDDGRYEVDYEALVQGAKEYGKILELNNHSMDPGCSRIHAVENDTIMLNYCKKYQVPVVMDSDAHFDTLIGEFDMARELLTKLDFPEELVLNRSAEEVKKYLKK from the coding sequence ATGAAATACAATTCTGTCCTGGACTTACACACTCATACAATCGTCAGCGGACACGCGTACTCCACGTTAAGAGAGATGGCAAAAGCAGCCTCCGATAAAGGGCTGGAGCTGTTGGGAATCACGGAACATGCACCGAAGATGCCGGGAACCTGTCATCTGTTTTATTTTGACAATCTGCGGATCGTACCGAGAGAACTGTATGGCATCGAACTGGTACTGGGGTCTGAGGTCAATATTCTGGATGCGAAAGGAACCGTAGATCTTCCGCAGAAGACTATGGAAAAGCTGGATATCATCATCGCCAGCCTGCATACCCCGTGCATGGAGCCGGGAAGCCGTCAGGAGAACACGGAGGCCTATCTGAATGTGATGAAGAACCCGTGTGTCAACATCATCGGCCACCCGGATGACGGAAGATATGAGGTGGACTATGAAGCGCTGGTACAGGGAGCAAAAGAATACGGAAAGATCCTGGAACTAAATAACCATTCCATGGATCCCGGCTGCAGCCGTATCCATGCGGTGGAGAACGATACGATCATGTTAAACTACTGCAAAAAATATCAGGTACCGGTCGTGATGGACAGCGATGCCCACTTTGATACACTGATCGGGGAATTCGATATGGCAAGAGAACTGCTGACAAAACTGGACTTTCCGGAAGAACTGGTGCTGAACCGCTCAGCAGAAGAAGTGAAAAAATATCTGAAGAAGTA
- a CDS encoding DUF4430 domain-containing protein, with amino-acid sequence MKKNILMIGFLLLMAVLFLKGTKIQSVDEYYLTHMEDIQEDSETVTISIRCDTLRESENWKNLKKQLQDEKYVPEDGVILKETTCVLRKGDTVFDILKRACRYHQIQMEYNGPDTNVYSTVMIKGINYLYEFSCGDLSGWMYKVNGKFPGKGCSSYKLKDKDKIEWVYTCDLGKDVGDDYQEKAQKQMKQRKEYDKNKDHTVEKEGEAE; translated from the coding sequence ATGAAAAAAAATATTCTTATGATCGGGTTCCTTCTGTTAATGGCAGTGCTTTTTCTGAAAGGAACCAAAATTCAGTCGGTAGATGAGTATTATCTGACCCATATGGAAGATATTCAGGAGGATTCTGAGACGGTGACGATCAGTATCCGCTGTGATACTCTGCGGGAGTCGGAAAACTGGAAAAACCTGAAAAAACAGCTGCAGGACGAAAAATATGTTCCGGAAGATGGCGTGATCCTGAAAGAGACGACCTGTGTGCTTCGGAAAGGGGATACCGTTTTCGATATTCTCAAACGGGCATGCAGATACCATCAGATTCAGATGGAGTACAACGGACCGGATACCAATGTATACAGTACCGTTATGATTAAGGGAATTAACTATCTGTATGAGTTTTCCTGTGGCGATCTTTCAGGATGGATGTATAAAGTGAACGGAAAGTTTCCCGGCAAAGGCTGCAGCAGTTATAAGCTGAAAGATAAAGATAAGATTGAATGGGTCTATACCTGTGATCTTGGAAAAGATGTGGGGGACGATTATCAGGAAAAAGCCCAAAAACAGATGAAACAAAGAAAAGAATATGATAAAAATAAAGATCATACGGTGGAGAAGGAGGGAGAAGCGGAATGA
- a CDS encoding ABC transporter ATP-binding protein, with amino-acid sequence MALLEVKNLSFTYPRQPKDTTEPKPALSGVSLDIRRGEFMVLCGASGCGKSTLLRLLKRELAPEGEKSGEIIFCGKEQSTLSEREAACEIGYVLQNPENQIVTDKVWHELAFGLENMGVPTPVIRRRVAEMACFFGIDDWFRKKTTELSGGQKQLLNLASILSMQPKLLILDEPTSQLDPIAASDFIHTLSKINKELGLTILLTEHRLEEVFPLADRVAVMDQGKLLFVESPRQAGHELKKFDPNHRMLLGLPSAVRIYQGLDAEDVTCPLTVRDGRNFIEENYNNTITRLEREPEKKEEKDRPIAMRMKDICFRYEKEEPDVLDHVALTLYEGEVVSLLGGNGAGKTTLLSVISGTNRPYYGKIEVFGKRLQKYRGKELYIRKLASLPQNPQTVFLKMTVREDYEELAKVLGCKKSELKDKIQAVAQQLEITHLLERHPYDLSGGEQQRAAIGKVLLLEPRLLLLDEPTKGIDAWSKRQLGNLLKDLRGQGITVLMVTHDVEFAAEVSDRCGLFFDHEITSVDTPEEFFCNNNYYTTAANRISRQQYENAITCEEVIELCRQNGRKSIR; translated from the coding sequence ATGGCATTACTGGAAGTCAAAAATCTGAGTTTTACATATCCACGGCAGCCGAAGGATACAACAGAGCCAAAACCGGCGCTTTCCGGTGTATCGCTGGATATCCGGAGGGGAGAGTTTATGGTGCTGTGCGGGGCATCAGGCTGTGGAAAAAGTACGCTGCTGCGGCTTTTGAAACGGGAGCTTGCACCGGAAGGAGAAAAAAGCGGAGAGATCATCTTCTGCGGAAAGGAACAGAGCACACTCTCAGAGAGGGAAGCTGCCTGTGAGATCGGATATGTATTACAGAATCCGGAGAACCAGATCGTGACGGACAAGGTCTGGCATGAACTGGCTTTCGGTCTGGAAAATATGGGAGTACCGACACCGGTGATCCGCAGAAGAGTGGCAGAGATGGCATGCTTTTTCGGCATCGATGACTGGTTTCGGAAAAAGACGACAGAGTTGTCCGGTGGTCAGAAACAATTGCTGAATCTTGCATCGATTCTTTCCATGCAGCCAAAACTGCTGATCCTGGATGAGCCGACCAGCCAGCTGGATCCGATTGCAGCTTCGGACTTTATCCATACGCTGTCAAAGATCAACAAAGAACTGGGACTGACGATTCTTTTAACGGAGCATCGGTTGGAAGAAGTATTTCCACTGGCAGATCGGGTAGCCGTGATGGATCAGGGAAAACTCCTTTTTGTGGAGTCGCCGAGACAGGCGGGACATGAACTGAAAAAATTCGATCCCAACCATCGGATGCTTCTGGGACTGCCAAGTGCGGTAAGAATCTACCAGGGACTGGATGCGGAGGATGTGACCTGTCCGCTGACGGTCCGGGATGGCAGAAATTTTATCGAGGAAAATTATAACAATACCATTACCAGACTGGAGAGGGAGCCGGAGAAAAAAGAAGAAAAAGACCGACCGATCGCCATGCGGATGAAAGACATCTGTTTTCGGTATGAAAAAGAGGAGCCGGATGTGCTGGACCATGTGGCGCTGACGCTGTATGAGGGGGAAGTGGTAAGCCTCCTCGGTGGAAACGGTGCGGGAAAAACCACGCTGTTAAGTGTGATCTCCGGCACGAACCGTCCGTATTACGGAAAAATCGAAGTGTTTGGAAAACGACTGCAGAAGTACAGGGGAAAAGAACTGTATATCCGAAAACTTGCATCACTGCCGCAGAACCCGCAGACGGTATTTCTGAAGATGACCGTGCGGGAAGATTATGAGGAACTTGCGAAAGTTCTGGGATGTAAAAAATCAGAGCTGAAAGATAAGATTCAGGCGGTGGCACAGCAGCTTGAGATCACGCATCTTCTGGAGCGTCATCCGTATGATCTGAGCGGAGGAGAGCAGCAGAGAGCGGCGATCGGCAAGGTGCTTCTTCTGGAACCGAGACTGTTGCTCCTAGATGAGCCTACGAAGGGGATTGATGCCTGGTCGAAGCGGCAGCTGGGAAATCTGCTGAAAGATCTGCGCGGACAGGGGATCACGGTTCTGATGGTTACGCATGATGTGGAATTTGCAGCGGAAGTTTCTGACCGGTGCGGGCTGTTTTTCGATCATGAGATCACATCGGTGGATACCCCGGAAGAATTTTTCTGTAACAACAATTACTATACGACTGCGGCAAACCGGATCTCGCGGCAGCAGTATGAAAATGCTATTACCTGTGAGGAGGTGATCGAACTGTGCAGACAGAACGGAAGGAAATCTATTCGATAA
- a CDS encoding sugar phosphate isomerase/epimerase family protein, which translates to MIYVSHLLRDEEMKELVEELQVGVESIEFSISENLDHLSEYIKTYRKRLQFIGTRELTLHGPFLDLNPVAYDSRVRRVTMERFIQCYEAAQELGAKKIVYHTCYHPGIYFLIGWAERMEEFFHEFLADRKDISIVLENVFDREWEPILEVKQRLPEPNFSLCLDIGHAHCMSPHPVEEWAQKLAGEITHLHVHDNHGERDEHLGLGKGTIPVREVLKNFQGREDCTYTIECNTKEDVRMSCRMLREIL; encoded by the coding sequence ATGATTTATGTCAGTCATCTGCTACGGGATGAAGAGATGAAAGAACTGGTGGAAGAATTGCAGGTGGGGGTGGAAAGCATTGAGTTTTCCATCTCCGAGAATTTGGATCATCTCTCTGAATATATCAAAACGTACAGAAAGCGTTTACAATTTATCGGAACCAGGGAGCTTACGCTTCACGGTCCGTTTCTGGATCTGAACCCGGTTGCATATGATTCCCGGGTGCGGCGGGTGACGATGGAGCGGTTTATCCAGTGCTACGAGGCGGCACAGGAACTGGGTGCAAAGAAGATCGTCTACCATACTTGTTACCATCCGGGCATCTATTTTCTGATCGGCTGGGCGGAACGTATGGAGGAATTTTTTCATGAATTTCTTGCGGATCGAAAAGATATTTCCATCGTTCTGGAAAATGTCTTCGACCGGGAATGGGAACCGATCCTGGAGGTCAAACAGAGGCTCCCGGAACCAAACTTTTCCCTGTGCCTGGACATCGGTCACGCCCACTGCATGTCTCCACATCCGGTAGAAGAATGGGCGCAGAAACTGGCAGGAGAGATCACCCATCTCCACGTTCACGACAACCACGGAGAACGGGACGAACACCTTGGCCTGGGAAAAGGAACCATCCCGGTGCGGGAGGTGCTGAAGAACTTTCAGGGGAGAGAGGACTGCACATATACGATCGAATGTAATACAAAAGAAGATGTACGGATGTCCTGCAGGATGCTGCGGGAGATTCTGTGA
- a CDS encoding ECF transporter S component: MQTERKEIYSIRREFGWLFLVAGVAGIVFMGVLLFRQRRYNLISAVITLFACLPFYFAYEKREGSIRRMVMLAVMTTMTVTGRCVFAPVPYFKPTISIVILSGLYMGPEAGFLVGSLSAVISNIFFGQGPWTPFQMLTWGIIAMIPGLPIFRKTLRHRIPLVLYGIFAGMAYSWLMDIWTAISWYGSFTWEGYRAALISAIPVVVVYCISNVIFLMILLKPIGEKLERIQIKHGIF; the protein is encoded by the coding sequence GTGCAGACAGAACGGAAGGAAATCTATTCGATAAGACGGGAATTTGGCTGGCTGTTTCTGGTGGCTGGTGTGGCGGGAATCGTTTTCATGGGTGTACTTTTATTCCGGCAGAGGCGGTATAATCTGATCTCGGCTGTGATCACGTTGTTCGCTTGTCTGCCGTTCTATTTTGCCTACGAGAAACGGGAGGGCAGTATCCGCCGGATGGTGATGCTGGCGGTGATGACGACGATGACGGTAACCGGACGGTGTGTGTTTGCGCCGGTTCCTTATTTTAAACCGACGATTTCAATCGTGATCCTGTCCGGGCTTTATATGGGACCGGAAGCCGGTTTTCTGGTAGGATCGCTGTCCGCGGTAATCTCCAATATTTTCTTCGGACAGGGACCCTGGACACCGTTTCAGATGCTGACCTGGGGAATTATCGCCATGATTCCGGGGCTTCCGATTTTCCGGAAAACACTCCGGCACCGGATTCCGCTGGTTTTATATGGAATCTTCGCAGGGATGGCATATTCCTGGCTGATGGATATCTGGACGGCGATCAGCTGGTACGGATCCTTTACCTGGGAGGGTTACCGGGCAGCGCTGATCTCTGCGATTCCGGTTGTTGTGGTATACTGTATCTCGAATGTTATATTTCTGATGATTCTGTTAAAGCCGATCGGAGAAAAACTGGAACGGATTCAGATCAAACATGGGATTTTCTGA
- a CDS encoding prenyltransferase/squalene oxidase repeat-containing protein, translating into MKKSCGKKLWRACAGILLALAVWITAAPYAVAAETTGDAKSQAQEIRQIQDNIVSWKAGTEGEKQLLVGDLLDGAGSPGSDWYAFTIARMGEEKENQAAYLSRLQDAVENVYADLEDSKTRYRLSDIHRMALTVMACGGDPENFGTDPDGNPINLIRDTVWNSLWGDPGDQGINGYIWALLTIDAKNYQEPEGAEWTRDKIISELLSRQLADGGFGLVKTDPSDVDLTSMTLTALAPYQGQDKTYTVVNIVTNKEETVTVDEVAEQAFACLSKLQSDDGSMLTYGARTSESTSWAMLALASWGKDIYTDKDFIQDGNNLLDGQKAFALSDGSMIHGLDGDEEETTGNNMAGYQALYGLEAVYRYKEDQNRLFDLTDAETVSEDEINAAGEKLPELKEEDQSDARSGEEVKDAVNNRTLYLTAAIAAAVVLVVVIFLTALLKDGKRKRKAADAMDDDDTDDDEW; encoded by the coding sequence ATGAAGAAAAGTTGCGGAAAAAAATTATGGAGAGCCTGCGCCGGCATTTTGCTGGCACTGGCTGTCTGGATCACGGCGGCACCGTATGCGGTCGCAGCAGAGACAACCGGAGATGCTAAAAGTCAGGCACAGGAGATCCGTCAGATCCAGGATAACATTGTTTCCTGGAAAGCAGGAACGGAAGGAGAAAAACAGCTGCTTGTCGGAGATCTGCTGGATGGAGCGGGCAGCCCGGGAAGTGACTGGTATGCATTTACCATCGCCCGTATGGGAGAAGAGAAAGAGAATCAGGCGGCTTATCTGAGCCGGCTGCAGGATGCAGTGGAAAACGTATATGCTGATCTGGAAGACAGCAAAACCAGATATCGTTTATCTGACATTCACAGAATGGCACTTACCGTCATGGCCTGTGGTGGTGATCCGGAAAACTTCGGAACCGATCCGGACGGCAATCCCATCAATCTGATCCGGGATACCGTATGGAACAGTCTCTGGGGTGATCCGGGAGATCAGGGGATCAACGGTTATATCTGGGCACTTCTGACCATCGATGCAAAAAATTATCAGGAACCGGAAGGGGCAGAATGGACCAGGGATAAGATTATCAGTGAATTGCTCTCAAGACAGCTGGCAGACGGAGGATTTGGTCTTGTGAAGACAGACCCTTCCGATGTCGATCTGACTTCGATGACACTGACAGCGCTGGCTCCTTATCAGGGACAGGATAAAACGTATACCGTTGTGAATATCGTAACCAATAAAGAAGAAACTGTTACTGTAGATGAAGTGGCAGAACAGGCTTTTGCCTGCCTCAGCAAGCTGCAGAGCGATGACGGAAGCATGCTGACTTATGGAGCACGTACTTCGGAAAGTACAAGCTGGGCCATGCTTGCTCTGGCCTCCTGGGGAAAAGATATCTACACAGACAAAGATTTTATCCAGGATGGCAACAACCTGCTGGATGGACAGAAAGCATTCGCACTTTCGGATGGCAGTATGATCCACGGACTGGACGGAGACGAGGAAGAAACCACCGGAAACAATATGGCAGGTTATCAGGCTCTGTATGGTCTGGAAGCGGTATACCGTTACAAGGAAGACCAGAACCGTCTGTTTGACCTGACGGATGCAGAGACGGTTTCAGAAGATGAGATCAACGCAGCAGGAGAAAAACTTCCGGAACTGAAAGAAGAGGATCAGTCAGATGCAAGATCGGGAGAAGAAGTAAAAGATGCGGTAAATAACAGAACCCTGTATCTGACGGCCGCCATTGCCGCAGCCGTGGTACTTGTGGTTGTGATCTTCCTGACAGCTCTTTTAAAAGACGGAAAGAGAAAGAGAAAAGCGGCGGATGCGATGGATGACGATGATACAGACGATGATGAGTGGTAA
- a CDS encoding Rpn family recombination-promoting nuclease/putative transposase: protein MGNTDVVTKNYMRQNTVFADACNYLIYGGRNIVDPEKLTELDPTELGVLFETDSSVRDMDKPETIQKYRDVLKSAVIMQDDRAAYLIIGIENQTDIHYAMPVRNMIYDALQYGKQVDETSRKNQKEKMKKPRNRGEYLSGFYKEDKLIPVITFVIHVGADEWDGPMSIKEMMDPQDETLLEYIQDYRIHLIDPARLTEEELGKFRSSLREILSCVKYSKDKEKLKEYLHGSSRIPDLDISANLVLKSIIGLPANMETGKEEFNMCKAIDDWIEEERNEGKSAN, encoded by the coding sequence GTGGGAAACACAGATGTGGTAACAAAAAATTATATGAGGCAGAATACGGTGTTTGCGGACGCCTGTAATTATCTGATCTATGGCGGAAGAAATATCGTAGATCCGGAAAAACTGACAGAGCTGGATCCAACGGAACTTGGCGTCCTGTTTGAAACGGACAGTTCTGTGCGCGATATGGATAAACCGGAAACGATCCAGAAATACCGGGATGTTCTGAAATCAGCAGTGATTATGCAGGATGACCGGGCAGCGTATCTGATCATTGGTATCGAAAATCAGACGGATATCCATTACGCCATGCCGGTGAGAAACATGATCTATGATGCGTTGCAGTATGGAAAACAGGTCGACGAGACATCAAGGAAGAACCAGAAAGAGAAGATGAAAAAACCACGCAACCGTGGAGAGTATCTGTCCGGCTTCTACAAAGAAGATAAACTGATTCCGGTGATCACGTTTGTGATCCACGTTGGAGCAGATGAATGGGACGGACCAATGTCCATCAAAGAAATGATGGATCCGCAGGATGAGACGTTGCTGGAATATATTCAGGATTACCGGATTCATCTGATCGATCCGGCACGGCTGACGGAGGAAGAACTTGGGAAGTTCAGGAGCAGTTTACGGGAAATATTGAGCTGTGTGAAATATTCGAAAGACAAAGAAAAACTGAAAGAGTATTTACATGGTAGTTCACGAATCCCGGATCTGGATATTTCTGCAAATTTGGTTTTGAAAAGTATTATAGGACTGCCAGCGAATATGGAAACAGGAAAGGAGGAATTTAATATGTGTAAAGCAATAGATGACTGGATAGAAGAGGAAAGAAATGAGGGAAAAAGTGCAAACTAA